The proteins below come from a single Mesobacillus jeotgali genomic window:
- a CDS encoding tripartite tricarboxylate transporter permease, translated as MGVDFSIFMEGLMTALEPINLLWVAIGGFLGTVVGMLPGLGPATAVALLIPVTFGMEPTSALVLMAAIYYGAMYGGSRSSILLNTPGDGSAIAATFDGYPMTQKGQAGQALAISAIASLIGGLVAMVGFIVLAKPLASFALKFGPAEYFLLMVFTLSAIVALSKGAMVKGFIAMTIGLLVSTMGIDLQTGVHRFTFDHPALSEGVDFLIVIIGIYAVGEVLYNYITIDKPVNKEHKGMGKIWITKEQWKRTKWPMIRNAPLGFVVGVLPGAGGAIASMLSYTTEKQISKNPDEFGKGEIVGVAAPESSNNAAAVGAFIPMLTMGIPGSGTTAVILGALIMLGLRPGPLLFENNPEMVWTFVNSMFIGNIFLVILNILLVGLLVKILKTPPKVLYPLILVLAFIGTYTLSYNVIDFYILVIFGLLGLVMKLLKFPIAPLILAAIVGSDMEQNFRKSIVGNDGISDVLFGSPITITLLILTVLSLMYPFIVSWLKNRKVQEAE; from the coding sequence ATGGGAGTAGATTTTTCGATTTTTATGGAAGGGCTTATGACAGCCTTAGAACCTATTAACCTATTATGGGTGGCAATTGGCGGTTTTTTAGGAACAGTTGTTGGGATGTTGCCAGGGCTTGGACCTGCAACAGCGGTGGCATTATTAATTCCGGTGACATTTGGAATGGAGCCTACTAGTGCTCTAGTGCTGATGGCTGCTATTTATTATGGCGCAATGTATGGGGGCTCAAGAAGCTCGATTCTGTTAAATACCCCGGGGGATGGATCAGCTATTGCTGCAACCTTTGATGGGTACCCGATGACACAAAAGGGTCAGGCAGGGCAAGCACTTGCAATCTCAGCAATTGCATCTCTTATTGGCGGATTAGTAGCTATGGTGGGATTTATCGTTTTGGCTAAACCACTTGCAAGCTTTGCGCTAAAATTCGGACCTGCAGAATATTTCTTATTAATGGTCTTTACTCTCTCTGCCATTGTGGCATTGTCTAAGGGTGCAATGGTTAAAGGGTTTATTGCCATGACAATAGGTCTATTGGTCTCAACAATGGGAATTGATTTACAGACAGGTGTACACCGTTTTACGTTTGACCATCCAGCATTAAGTGAAGGTGTAGATTTCTTAATTGTCATAATCGGTATTTATGCAGTTGGTGAGGTGCTTTATAACTACATTACAATCGATAAGCCTGTTAACAAGGAACATAAGGGCATGGGGAAGATTTGGATTACGAAAGAGCAGTGGAAGCGTACGAAGTGGCCAATGATTCGAAATGCACCATTAGGCTTTGTTGTTGGAGTACTTCCTGGTGCAGGTGGGGCTATTGCTTCAATGCTAAGCTACACAACTGAAAAACAGATTTCAAAGAATCCTGATGAGTTTGGAAAAGGAGAAATCGTTGGGGTTGCAGCACCTGAATCTTCAAACAACGCTGCTGCAGTTGGAGCATTTATTCCTATGTTAACCATGGGGATTCCTGGATCTGGTACAACTGCTGTTATTTTAGGGGCTCTCATTATGTTAGGCCTTCGTCCAGGACCTTTATTATTTGAAAATAATCCAGAAATGGTTTGGACATTTGTAAACAGTATGTTTATCGGGAATATTTTTCTTGTCATTTTAAACATTTTATTGGTAGGACTCCTGGTGAAAATATTAAAAACACCACCAAAGGTCTTATACCCGCTTATTTTAGTTCTGGCATTTATCGGAACATATACATTGAGCTATAACGTCATCGACTTTTACATTTTAGTCATCTTTGGTTTATTGGGCCTTGTAATGAAGCTTTTGAAGTTCCCAATTGCACCGTTAATTTTGGCTGCAATTGTAGGATCTGATATGGAACAGAACTTCCGTAAAAGTATTGTAGGGAATGATGGGATTTCAGATGTGTTATTCGGTTCGCCGATCACTATAACACTTCTTATCCTGACGGTTTTATCATTAATGTACCCATTTATTGTTAGTTGGTTAAAGAACAGAAAAGTACAGGAAGCTGAATAA
- the prpB gene encoding methylisocitrate lyase: MTWLVENQKSQEELANEFRKLMTAGPILTIMGAHDGMAALVAKNVGFKALYLSGAAYTASRGLPDLGILHSQEVAERALEIVRASNLPLLADIDTGFGGIINVARTAKEMVEAKVAAIQIEDQDLPKKCGHLNGKKLIPAEEMIQKIKVIKEVAPTLVIVARTDALAVEGKESAINRLKQYVEAGADAIFPEAFTTEEEFKEVSAQFDLPILANMTEFGKTPYFTAEEFESFGYSMVIYPVTSLRAAAKAYEQVFTEVFEKGTQKDVLHQMQSRKELYETIKLHDYEDLDKQIAKTILPEMK; encoded by the coding sequence ATGACATGGTTAGTTGAAAATCAGAAGAGTCAAGAGGAATTAGCCAATGAATTTAGAAAGCTAATGACTGCTGGCCCTATTTTAACTATTATGGGTGCCCATGATGGAATGGCTGCCCTTGTAGCCAAGAATGTTGGCTTTAAAGCTTTGTATCTTTCTGGGGCTGCGTATACCGCGAGCAGAGGGTTGCCTGATTTAGGGATTTTGCATTCTCAAGAGGTAGCTGAGCGTGCGCTTGAAATTGTCAGAGCTTCAAATCTGCCGCTTTTAGCTGACATTGATACAGGATTTGGAGGAATTATCAATGTAGCAAGGACCGCAAAGGAAATGGTCGAAGCAAAGGTAGCGGCTATTCAAATTGAAGACCAGGACCTTCCTAAAAAATGTGGACACTTAAACGGGAAAAAGCTTATCCCAGCAGAAGAAATGATTCAAAAAATAAAGGTGATCAAAGAGGTTGCACCAACCTTAGTAATTGTAGCGCGTACAGATGCTTTAGCAGTTGAAGGGAAGGAGTCAGCCATCAATCGCTTAAAGCAATATGTCGAAGCTGGTGCAGATGCCATCTTCCCTGAAGCATTCACGACTGAAGAAGAATTTAAAGAGGTTAGCGCACAGTTTGATTTGCCCATTCTTGCAAATATGACAGAGTTCGGGAAGACACCATATTTTACAGCAGAAGAGTTTGAATCATTCGGTTACTCCATGGTGATTTATCCTGTGACCTCGCTGCGTGCTGCCGCAAAGGCGTACGAGCAGGTTTTTACGGAAGTTTTTGAAAAGGGCACTCAAAAGGATGTATTACATCAAATGCAATCGCGAAAAGAGCTCTATGAAACTATTAAATTACATGATTATGAGGATTTAGATAAGCAAATAGCCAAAACGATTCTTCCTGAAATGAAGTAA
- a CDS encoding tripartite tricarboxylate transporter TctB family protein encodes MYRLVTPLFFLAVGIGFLVATLNLPKARLGDPNAPLYFPAMITILLVLLSVIYFFQEFKHRKEEFKELKMLLSGRMPFLIISTIVMSFIYTFLFERIGFLFSTMVFLGGLLFIINGTKKWLVNILVAVLFSGIAWYSFGILLKVSLP; translated from the coding sequence ATGTACAGGTTAGTAACTCCACTGTTTTTTTTAGCTGTCGGAATAGGGTTTCTTGTCGCTACCCTAAACTTACCGAAAGCACGTCTCGGTGACCCAAATGCTCCATTATACTTTCCAGCAATGATTACGATTCTTTTAGTTCTCTTAAGTGTGATTTACTTCTTTCAGGAATTTAAGCACAGAAAAGAAGAATTCAAAGAACTGAAAATGCTTTTAAGTGGACGAATGCCATTTTTAATAATCAGTACAATCGTTATGAGCTTTATTTATACGTTCCTATTTGAAAGGATCGGATTTTTATTCTCGACGATGGTTTTCTTAGGGGGCCTTCTATTTATTATAAATGGGACGAAGAAATGGTTGGTAAATATTCTTGTTGCTGTATTATTTTCAGGAATTGCTTGGTATTCATTTGGAATATTACTAAAAGTCAGCTTACCGTAG
- a CDS encoding SLC13 family permease, whose protein sequence is MNKKMILLYLSILLYFIFLTPFIGWDIKVEAFVALVIIQILWIGRVFPLAFSSVLLILILSFNFFTFEETMSYFGSGIIWLLFSTFIMASAFIKTGLASRISLKMLRMSQGSGKQLIFLSFLLMFVLSLFIPSNIGKGSLVASVLDSLVKSLKKIVSVPNLSKSLFIGVAFIVSISGAFVATGASSTIYAFGMFGEITSQVTFVSWILYFGPPIVLFLVLLWVLFLLYFPPESVNKTLILSLIDEQINELGKITIPEIKVLVIIGMTLLLWMTESFHGFSIPLIAMLGASFTVLPFSGVWDWEEAKKSIDWDMILFFAATLMVSKMLIETGTVVWIADELVSTFDSFSPYVVLIFLVISTALVRIIFVNVLGFLTIIIPVAITVGQNISAIDPLIMAMAVFLAGVPGFLLITQSPVHLISYSYGYFTEKDLFRVGLISMVLWVAVVFCSVFFYWSWIV, encoded by the coding sequence ATGAACAAAAAAATGATTTTGCTTTATCTGTCAATCCTTCTATATTTCATCTTTCTTACTCCTTTTATTGGATGGGATATAAAAGTAGAAGCATTCGTGGCATTAGTCATTATACAAATTCTTTGGATTGGCAGAGTCTTTCCTTTAGCTTTTAGTTCGGTTTTATTAATCCTGATCCTCTCTTTTAACTTTTTTACGTTTGAAGAAACGATGAGTTATTTTGGTTCAGGGATTATCTGGTTATTATTTTCTACGTTTATCATGGCGAGTGCTTTTATCAAGACGGGATTGGCCAGTCGGATATCGTTAAAAATGCTTAGGATGTCTCAGGGATCTGGAAAACAATTAATTTTTCTATCCTTTTTGTTAATGTTTGTTCTTTCTTTGTTTATCCCATCCAATATCGGAAAAGGCAGTCTTGTCGCTTCTGTATTAGATAGTCTTGTAAAAAGTTTAAAGAAAATAGTGAGCGTCCCCAATCTATCAAAATCTTTGTTTATTGGGGTCGCCTTTATTGTTTCTATTTCAGGGGCCTTTGTCGCAACAGGCGCGAGCTCTACAATCTATGCATTTGGTATGTTTGGGGAAATAACTTCTCAAGTGACCTTTGTTAGCTGGATTTTATATTTTGGCCCGCCGATTGTTCTTTTTCTAGTCCTGCTGTGGGTCTTATTTTTGTTATATTTCCCGCCGGAAAGCGTAAACAAGACACTTATTTTAAGCTTAATAGATGAGCAGATCAATGAGTTAGGTAAAATTACAATACCTGAAATAAAGGTTTTAGTCATTATAGGAATGACGTTACTTTTATGGATGACTGAAAGTTTTCATGGATTTTCGATTCCTTTGATTGCCATGTTGGGAGCTAGTTTTACAGTCCTTCCCTTTAGTGGGGTTTGGGATTGGGAAGAAGCAAAGAAGTCGATTGATTGGGATATGATTTTGTTCTTTGCCGCTACATTAATGGTATCTAAGATGCTTATTGAAACCGGAACAGTCGTATGGATAGCAGATGAATTGGTAAGTACATTTGATTCTTTTTCACCGTATGTAGTTCTAATATTTCTTGTTATTAGTACCGCCTTGGTACGAATCATCTTTGTGAATGTATTGGGATTTTTAACCATTATTATTCCTGTAGCAATAACTGTAGGACAAAATATATCTGCCATTGATCCTTTAATCATGGCAATGGCAGTATTTTTGGCAGGAGTGCCTGGATTTTTATTAATCACACAATCACCTGTTCACTTGATCAGTTATTCATATGGTTACTTTACTGAGAAGGATTTGTTTAGGGTAGGACTAATCTCAATGGTGCTCTGGGTAGCGGTTGTCTTCTGTTCAGTCTTTTTTTATTGGAGTTGGATAGTTTAA
- a CDS encoding sensor histidine kinase — protein MKKNIFKRSLQTKILGLVIALILSIILFLSSIFAYMDSQIIMENSRKIGSQTAKTISFMPSVQAAFEEENPSLTLQPTAMRIQEQVDANFIVIEDRDGRILTHPDTNQIGKINPINDNYKAIVFAGYYTLHSDEHVGKAIVGKAPIINENKQIIGVVTVGFLYEEIVISIMNRIKKILYFALGAILVGVIASIILARNIRKDTLGLEPRQIATLYRDQNAILSSINEGLIAIDTANKITLINQTAKMLLDLTGDFVNKPIHYAIPNLSVVNLIKNKWTNSTLELVVNNRDIILTIVSIKDGDKEVGTVITFRDKTEMKKMINTLSEVKKYSEDLRAQAHEFTNKLYAISGLLQLGYSEEAIEMIQNEIDITENNNRLVFEQIKDPKVQGIILGKIGKASEKKIAFQVDENSSLEILPEHIETGQLTTIIGNLIDNALEEVGKLKGEKNVSFFALDLGQDIIFEITDNGSGIPDEEIDHIFKKGFSTKKKDGRGYGLANVSEAVHDLGGTIEVDSGGHGTTFTVYIPKRI, from the coding sequence ATGAAAAAAAATATATTCAAAAGATCATTGCAAACAAAAATATTAGGTTTAGTTATCGCACTCATTTTATCAATCATTTTATTTCTAAGTAGTATTTTTGCCTATATGGATTCTCAGATTATTATGGAAAACTCAAGGAAGATAGGTTCGCAAACTGCCAAGACAATTTCTTTTATGCCTTCTGTACAGGCTGCGTTTGAAGAGGAAAATCCGTCACTGACATTGCAGCCGACTGCAATGAGAATTCAGGAACAGGTAGACGCTAATTTTATTGTGATTGAAGACCGTGATGGAAGGATCCTTACCCACCCTGACACCAATCAAATTGGAAAAATAAATCCAATCAATGATAACTACAAGGCAATTGTATTTGCAGGCTATTATACACTTCATTCAGATGAGCATGTTGGAAAAGCAATAGTCGGAAAAGCTCCAATTATAAATGAAAATAAACAAATAATTGGTGTAGTTACTGTTGGTTTTTTATACGAAGAGATTGTGATTAGCATAATGAACCGGATTAAAAAGATTCTTTACTTTGCACTTGGGGCAATATTGGTTGGCGTCATCGCAAGTATCATTTTAGCAAGAAATATCCGCAAAGATACATTGGGGTTAGAACCGCGTCAAATTGCTACTTTATATAGGGATCAGAATGCAATTCTTTCTTCTATTAATGAGGGATTAATTGCCATTGATACGGCTAATAAAATCACTCTAATCAATCAAACCGCAAAAATGCTCTTGGATCTCACGGGGGACTTTGTAAATAAGCCGATTCATTACGCCATCCCTAACCTGTCAGTTGTAAATTTAATTAAGAATAAATGGACAAATTCGACTCTTGAACTGGTTGTGAATAACAGGGATATTATTTTAACCATTGTCTCTATTAAAGATGGAGATAAAGAGGTAGGGACAGTGATTACCTTCCGGGATAAGACAGAAATGAAGAAAATGATTAACACATTGTCTGAGGTAAAAAAATACTCTGAAGATCTTAGGGCACAAGCCCATGAGTTTACTAATAAGCTCTATGCTATTTCTGGACTCCTGCAACTCGGTTATTCCGAGGAAGCCATTGAAATGATTCAAAATGAAATTGATATCACTGAAAACAATAACAGACTTGTGTTCGAACAAATCAAAGATCCAAAAGTTCAAGGCATTATTCTGGGGAAAATCGGCAAGGCATCTGAGAAAAAGATCGCCTTTCAAGTCGACGAAAATAGTTCACTAGAAATTCTTCCAGAACATATTGAAACGGGACAATTAACAACAATCATTGGCAATTTAATAGATAATGCCCTGGAAGAGGTAGGCAAACTGAAAGGTGAGAAAAATGTAAGCTTTTTTGCCTTGGATTTAGGGCAGGATATTATCTTTGAAATAACGGATAACGGCTCAGGAATTCCGGATGAAGAAATTGACCATATCTTTAAAAAAGGTTTTTCTACGAAGAAAAAAGATGGCAGAGGCTATGGGTTAGCTAATGTAAGTGAAGCAGTACATGATTTAGGGGGAACGATTGAAGTGGATAGTGGAGGGCATGGAACAACGTTTACTGTTTATATTCCAAAAAGAATTTGA
- a CDS encoding class I SAM-dependent methyltransferase, which yields MDEQQIKQKVKEVFGKNAEKYVTSESHAKGSDLPLLVEWIKPDSDWVMLDIATGGGHVTKTLAPYVGTVFSTDLTEEMLANTAKHLNEEFKNIWYVVADAEKLPFLEGTFDLVTCRIAPHHFPNPGRFIEEAGRVLKQGGKFLLIDNVAPEDEALDEFMNMVEKLRDESHVRALSISQWKELMTKADLQETKSINRKKTFQFPSWVARTAGSQEQMERVEQYILDSSKEIQDYFSVKINSDNRVESHQIDEWMALYEKKGDD from the coding sequence ATGGATGAGCAGCAAATAAAACAAAAGGTTAAAGAGGTATTTGGAAAGAACGCTGAGAAATATGTAACGAGTGAATCACATGCAAAGGGAAGCGACCTGCCGTTATTAGTCGAATGGATTAAGCCTGATTCAGATTGGGTGATGCTCGATATCGCAACTGGCGGCGGGCATGTCACCAAGACACTTGCGCCCTATGTCGGAACTGTTTTTTCAACAGATCTAACAGAGGAAATGCTTGCGAATACTGCCAAGCATTTGAATGAGGAGTTCAAAAATATCTGGTATGTTGTTGCTGATGCAGAAAAACTGCCATTTCTCGAAGGCACCTTCGATTTAGTGACATGTCGAATTGCTCCTCATCACTTTCCAAATCCAGGACGGTTTATTGAAGAAGCAGGCAGAGTATTGAAGCAGGGTGGAAAGTTCTTATTAATAGATAATGTTGCGCCAGAGGATGAAGCATTGGATGAATTCATGAACATGGTAGAAAAATTAAGAGATGAAAGCCATGTAAGGGCACTATCAATCAGTCAGTGGAAAGAGTTAATGACGAAGGCGGATCTACAGGAAACAAAATCTATCAATCGCAAGAAAACCTTCCAATTCCCATCCTGGGTAGCAAGAACTGCTGGCAGCCAAGAACAAATGGAACGAGTGGAGCAATATATCTTAGATTCTAGTAAAGAAATTCAGGACTATTTTTCTGTTAAAATAAATTCAGATAATCGGGTTGAGTCCCACCAGATTGATGAATGGATGGCTTTGTATGAAAAGAAGGGTGATGATTGA
- a CDS encoding response regulator has product MINILIVEDDFRIADIHEKFLKEIEGVRVVGKALRASDALEIIGEKHIDLILLDIYIPDKLGTKLIQEIKARQLDIDFIVITAANNIELLDKSLKSGVFYYLLKPVSIERFRDVIESYKKRRNTIDSIEFVDQTFIDDLIGNKSMEREGARSEPLPKGVNLLTLNKVIEFIDDLPNGITAEEMGMKLGASRTTARRYLEYLVSVGKVKAELEYGIVGRPERMYFSNRKN; this is encoded by the coding sequence ATGATAAATATTTTAATTGTTGAAGATGATTTTCGTATCGCAGATATTCACGAAAAATTTCTAAAAGAAATTGAGGGTGTCAGGGTCGTTGGTAAGGCCCTTAGGGCAAGTGATGCATTGGAGATCATCGGGGAAAAACACATAGATTTGATCCTTCTTGATATTTATATTCCAGATAAGCTGGGCACAAAGTTGATCCAAGAAATCAAAGCAAGGCAATTGGATATAGATTTCATTGTGATTACGGCGGCAAATAATATTGAGTTGCTTGATAAAAGCCTTAAATCAGGTGTGTTTTACTATTTACTTAAACCCGTTTCAATTGAAAGGTTTAGGGATGTCATTGAAAGCTATAAAAAAAGAAGGAACACAATAGATTCCATTGAATTTGTCGATCAAACTTTCATTGATGACCTTATAGGAAATAAATCAATGGAGCGTGAAGGGGCAAGAAGTGAGCCATTACCAAAAGGGGTTAATCTCCTAACTTTAAATAAAGTAATTGAATTTATTGATGATTTACCGAACGGTATAACTGCAGAGGAAATGGGGATGAAATTAGGTGCCTCGAGAACGACGGCCAGACGATATTTGGAGTACTTAGTATCAGTAGGAAAAGTAAAAGCAGAGCTAGAGTATGGGATTGTTGGCCGCCCAGAAAGGATGTATTTTTCAAATAGGAAAAACTGA
- a CDS encoding tripartite tricarboxylate transporter substrate binding protein, whose protein sequence is MKKFFSVLTIAAVALLAACSSATTGSDEFPKKDIELVAPATPGGGWDGTARAIQKILKDEKIVDQNINVVNKPGGSGEVGWQYLSKQDAHSLAINSSLVLTNNLLGQSELTFEDFTPLAILTTEWISIAVPNDSKFQNATEIMEQLKEDPTSLKIAVAPGLGNNDHLSFVQAAKTYGVDVTKLNFMIYESGGDVVTALLGGHVDVATMAVSESKEQHVAGKFRIVSVSSDERIEGLEEVATWQEQGVDMVFPHWRGIMGPPDMTEEEIAYWDKVIGEMVETEAWKTLLKNNEWSSYYLDSEKTVEFLKEQNANYDELLSESGLTD, encoded by the coding sequence ATGAAAAAGTTTTTTTCAGTTTTAACCATTGCGGCGGTTGCATTGCTAGCTGCTTGTTCATCTGCTACAACAGGTTCTGACGAGTTCCCAAAAAAGGATATTGAATTGGTTGCACCTGCGACTCCTGGTGGTGGCTGGGACGGTACAGCTAGAGCTATCCAAAAAATCCTGAAGGATGAGAAGATTGTTGACCAGAACATTAATGTTGTCAATAAGCCAGGCGGAAGCGGGGAAGTAGGCTGGCAATATCTTTCAAAGCAAGATGCACATAGCTTAGCCATTAATTCCAGTCTAGTCTTAACTAATAACTTACTTGGTCAAAGTGAATTGACGTTTGAGGATTTTACTCCACTAGCGATTTTAACCACTGAGTGGATCTCAATTGCTGTGCCAAATGATTCAAAGTTTCAAAACGCAACAGAAATTATGGAGCAATTAAAAGAGGATCCAACTTCGCTTAAAATTGCGGTTGCACCAGGTTTAGGAAATAATGACCATTTATCTTTCGTGCAAGCAGCAAAGACATATGGTGTTGATGTTACAAAATTAAACTTCATGATCTATGAAAGTGGCGGAGATGTAGTTACTGCATTATTAGGCGGTCACGTTGACGTTGCAACAATGGCTGTATCAGAGTCGAAAGAGCAGCATGTAGCTGGCAAATTTAGAATTGTAAGTGTTTCTTCCGATGAAAGAATTGAAGGCCTGGAAGAAGTTGCAACATGGCAAGAGCAAGGTGTAGACATGGTATTCCCACACTGGAGAGGGATCATGGGACCACCTGATATGACAGAAGAAGAAATTGCATACTGGGATAAAGTAATTGGAGAAATGGTAGAAACAGAAGCTTGGAAAACATTATTGAAAAATAATGAGTGGTCCAGCTACTACTTAGATAGTGAAAAAACAGTTGAGTTCTTAAAAGAACAAAATGCGAATTATGACGAATTACTATCTGAATCTGGATTGACAGATTAA
- a CDS encoding PrpF domain-containing protein, whose protein sequence is MFPISQYSIPAAVYRGGTSRGLLFHDKDLPEGKERQREIFLAGIDAYNPSQINGLGSGTSHTSKVMVIAPPTVDGADVDYTFYQIGIGEEVVDDEGTCGNLMSSVGAFSVDEGLVKTNSSDEFVTVSAFNRNIGKMIRMEVPVVNGKAKVSGGYDMPGLVKTGAKIKVDILSPGGGKTRHTLPLGSSGLVSTEVKIYPASFVDIVNPFVFVAASEFGLKGSELNSELATDEKLLAELESIRVKMALEAGMYSSVAEAKNAPAIPKIAIVAEPQDYVTSAGKMIKAQEVDIVAKMVSMHKFHRTFAGSGLYNLAASVLLKGTIPNQFFNKKDHGKEQLIRIGHPEGIAEVRVALTDDGSDVEFVGLDRTARRIMKGDLYIPE, encoded by the coding sequence GTGTTTCCTATTTCTCAGTACTCAATTCCTGCAGCTGTCTATCGAGGTGGAACAAGTCGAGGGCTTTTATTTCATGATAAGGATCTCCCAGAGGGAAAAGAGCGTCAAAGAGAAATCTTTTTAGCTGGAATTGATGCTTACAATCCTAGTCAGATCAATGGACTAGGAAGTGGTACGTCACACACAAGCAAGGTAATGGTTATTGCTCCGCCAACTGTGGATGGAGCAGATGTAGATTATACTTTTTACCAAATTGGCATCGGTGAAGAGGTAGTTGATGATGAGGGAACCTGTGGTAATTTAATGTCTTCAGTAGGGGCATTCTCGGTAGATGAAGGGCTAGTGAAGACAAATTCTTCAGATGAGTTTGTCACGGTTTCAGCTTTTAATCGAAATATCGGTAAAATGATCCGCATGGAAGTACCCGTGGTAAATGGAAAGGCCAAAGTATCAGGGGGTTATGATATGCCAGGTTTAGTAAAAACCGGTGCTAAAATAAAAGTTGATATCCTTTCACCCGGTGGGGGAAAGACGCGTCATACTCTGCCTTTAGGTTCATCAGGCCTTGTTTCGACGGAAGTAAAAATTTATCCGGCATCATTTGTAGACATAGTAAATCCGTTTGTATTTGTGGCAGCAAGTGAGTTTGGCCTAAAGGGGTCGGAATTGAATAGTGAATTGGCAACTGATGAAAAGCTGCTAGCTGAATTAGAATCAATTCGAGTGAAGATGGCATTGGAAGCTGGGATGTATTCCTCTGTGGCGGAGGCAAAAAATGCTCCAGCCATCCCGAAGATTGCGATTGTAGCTGAGCCTCAAGATTATGTGACATCTGCTGGCAAAATGATCAAAGCTCAAGAAGTAGACATCGTAGCAAAAATGGTCTCCATGCATAAATTTCACCGTACGTTCGCAGGAAGTGGCTTATATAACCTTGCAGCCTCGGTTCTGCTAAAGGGTACAATACCAAACCAGTTTTTTAATAAAAAGGATCATGGCAAAGAACAATTAATAAGAATTGGACACCCAGAAGGAATTGCCGAAGTCCGAGTTGCTCTAACAGATGATGGTTCTGACGTCGAATTTGTTGGCCTGGACCGTACAGCTCGCAGAATCATGAAAGGCGACCTCTACATTCCGGAATAG